A region of Argentina anserina chromosome 5, drPotAnse1.1, whole genome shotgun sequence DNA encodes the following proteins:
- the LOC126795980 gene encoding uncharacterized protein LOC126795980, whose translation MKCRSVACVWSATPPSHRVTAAAVLHRHPTLYTGGSDGSLIWWNLHSSDSTSELVPIAMLCGHATPIADLAICDPLAVSESDKRDAFSNAELESSSGALISACVDGMLCVWSRSSGHCRRRRRLPPWVGSPSMVRTLPSNPRYVCVACCFVDNVHLNDHQHSVESSEVLVDREAAHHKKPSKCTLVVVDSCTLSIVQTVFHGNLSIASLKFMDVVLLPEGEGTHSVVMADSFGRMQMVSLPKEPVLDKEGGTGLSTSTQMENTVCAKPLSEGGQVMSTAACENVIAFVLKSRCVFRLLPTGTMLGEISFADNNFAGEESNSTESHFVGGIFLKTENAAGLEAQEPHEVFSRTFAVWNNKGLLFVYLISYVSDTFKCERLCEIPASSYPVDVRLSVSFIQLSHYILRIESVCLIAGEQIRWKPHITIWSSCGKHDDHGNLCLSFKLHGVGRSFVDWTANSMPSDQTEVMQTKLTSSHPFTSSSGNSQSSHAEIDSLGLVNKRGVVSSSMVISETFFVPNAVVYGFYSGEIEMVRFDLLEGLASIGGSPRHKPKSHMSRQLFLGHTGAVLCLAAHRMVGDAKGWSFNQVLVSGSMDCTVRIWDLDTGNLITVMHQHVGPVRQIILPPDHTYRPWSDCFLSVGEDSCVALTSLETLRAERIFPGHPSYPAKVVWDSGRGYIACLCRNHSGTSDTIDILYIWDVKSGARERVLRGTASHSMFDHFCQGISMKSISGSALNENTSFSSLLLPVTEDGAFTHSHLNSSDKLVSSSNMAPGNTAESNTSRLSKGDSEKLFPAPQIAIQSRKHPITCSCPFPGIAALSFDLASLVFPYQKDDLIANSCDKKEDNYVKGQESETPSPRRMPVDNGSSAHSSSNDPVQEIEWIKTLEECLLRFSLGFLHLWNVDFELDNLIIADLKLKRPDNFFLASGFQGDKGSLTLTFPNLNAILELWRMPSEFSAIRSLTMVSLAQRMISLSHASSNACSALAAFYTRNFAEKISDIKPPLLQLLVSFWQDESEHVRMAARTLFHCAASRAIPLPLCCQKANGHLNLSSLNFPVETEHVNPNLEEASTNLLSSKSEELHILAWLESFEMQDWISCVGGTSQDAMTSHIIVAAALAIWYPSLVKSCLAKLVVHPLMKLVMAVNEKYSSTAAELLAEGMEGTWKECISSEIPRLIGDIFFQIECVSGPSASSSAQNLAVPVGLQDTLVGVLLPSLAMADVPGFLAVMESQIWSTASDSPVHLVSLMTLMRVVRGSPRHLAQYLDKVIDVILQTVDPSNSVMRKTCFQSSMSALKEVARAFPMVALSDTWTKLAVGDVIGEKNNASIRVYDMQSIMKIKILDASGPPGLPNLLAASSEMKLVTAISALNFTPDGEGLLAFSEHGLMIRWWSLGSVWWEKLSRNLVPVQCTKLIFVPPWEGFSPNSMRSSIMARIMGHDGQSNIQENAQGLSQADNLKLLIHNLELSYQLEWIGERKVRLTRHGHELGTFQL comes from the exons ATGAAGTGCCGATCCGTCGCGTGCGTATGGTCCGCCACGCCTCCCTCCCACCGAGTCACCGCCGCCGCGGTGCTCCACCGCCACCCGACGCTCTACACCGGCGGATCCGATGGCTCCCTCATCTGGTGGAACCTCCACTCCTCCGATTCCACCTCG GAACTTGTGCCAATCGCTATGCTCTGCGGCCACGCTACTCCGATAGCCGACCTCGCCATCTGTGACCCCCTCGCGGTTTCGGAGAGTGATAAGAGAGACGCATtctccaatgccgagctggaGTCCAGCTCCGGCGCGTTGATAAGCGCGTGTGTTGACGGCATGCTGTGTGTGTGGAGTAGAAGCAGCGGACATTGCCGCCGGAGGCGGAGGCTGCCGCCTTGGGTGGGGAGTCCTTCTATGGTGAGGACATTGCCGTCGAATCCTCGGTATGTGTGTGTTGCTTGCTGTTTTGTTGATAATGTGCATTTGAATGATCATCAGCATTCGGTTGAGTCGAGTGAGGTGTTAGTTGATAGGGAGGCTGCTCATCATAAGAAGCCGTCGAAATGTACTTTGGTTGTTGTGGATTCGTGTACTCTTAGCATTGTGCAGACTGTTTTTCATGGGAACTTGTCCATTGCGTCGTTGAAGTTTATGGATGTAGTGTTGTTGCCTGAGGGTGAGGGGACACATTCTGTAGTTATGGCTGATTCGTTTGGTCGAATGCAGATGGTGTCTTTACCGAAGGAGCCAGTCCTAGACAAGGAGGGAGGGACTGGTTTAAGTACGAGTACTCAGATGGAGAACACGGTTTGTGCCAAGCCATTAAGTGAGGGAGGGCAGGTAATGTCAACAGCGGCCTGTGAGAACGTAATTGCCTTTGTGTTGAAGAGTCGCTGTGTATTTAGGCTATTGCCTACTGGTACTATGTTAGGAGAGATTTCGTTTGCGGACAACAATTTTGCTGGTGAAGAAAGTAACTCCACCGAGTCACATTTTGTGGGAGGAATCTTTCTCAAAACTGAAAATGCTGCTGGTCTGGAAGCCCAAGAACCCCATGAAGTATTTTCAAGAACTTTTGCTGTTTGGAACAACAAAGGTCTTTTATTTGTTTACTTGATATCCTATGTCAGTGACACTTTCAAGTGTGAGCGTCTTTGTGAGATCCCTGCTTCCTCTTATCCCGTTGATGTGAGACTCTCAGTTAGCTTCATTCAGTTGAGCCATTATATTCTTCGCATAGAATCAGTTTGCTTAATTGCCGGAGAACAAATACGGTGGAAGCCCCACATCACGATATGGTCGTCATGTGGGAAACATGATGACCATGGTAACTTGTGCCTGTCATTTAAATTGCATGGAGTAGGCCGTTCTTTTGTGGACTGGACTGCAAATTCTATGCCAAGTGATCAAACGGAGGTTATGCAGACCAAGCTAACTTCCTCACACCCTTTTACTTCAAGCTCTGGAAATTCACAGAGTTCACATGCAGAAATTGACAGTCTTGGGTTAGTAAATAAGAGAGGGGTTGTGTCTTCTTCCATGGTTATCTCGGAAACTTTCTTCGTTCCTAATGCTGTTGTGTATGGCTTCTATAGTGGAGAAATAGAGATGGTTCGGTTTGATTTGTTGGAGGGCCTTGCTTCTATTGGTGGAAGTCCACGTCATAAGCCGAAGTCACACATGTCCAGACAGCTCTTTTTGGGACACACAGGTGCTGTGCTCTGTCTGGCAGCACATAGGATGGTTGGTGATGCCAAAGGATGGAGTTTCAATCAGGTTTTGGTGTCTGGAAGCATGGATTGCACAGTTCGCATATGGGATCTTGACACGGGAAATCTTATCACAGTAATGCACCAACATGTGGGACCAGTTCGCCAAATAATTCTTCCCCCAGATCATACTTACCGTCCTTGGAGTGATTGTTTTCTCTCAGTTGGGGAGGACTCATGTGTAGCACTTACGTCTCTTGAGACTTTGCGAGCAGAGAGAATATTTCCTGGGCATCCCAGCTATCCAGCAAAGGTTGTATGGGACAGTGGAAGAGGCTATATTGCATGCTTGTGTCGAAACCATTCAGGAACATCTGATACCATTGATATTTTGTACATATGGGATGTAAAGTCAGGTGCTCGAGAGAGGGTCCTTCGAGGGACTGCGTCTCATTCAATGTTTGACCATTTCTGTCAAGGCATCAGCATGAAATCTATTTCAGGCAGTGCATTGAATGAGAATACCTCTTTTTCCTCACTACTTCTTCCAGTAACTGAAGATGGGGCTTTTActcattctcatttgaatagtTCAGACAAATTGGTCAGTTCATCAAATATGGCACCTGGTAATACTGCTGAGTCCAATACTTCCAGACTGAGTAAAGGTGATTCTGAAAAATTATTTCCAGCCCCTCAAATTGCTATTCAGAGCCGCAAGCATCCAATCACATGCTCTTGCCCTTTCCCTGGGATTGCTGCTCTCAGTTTTGACCTTGCATCATTAGTATTTCCTTATCAGAAGGATGACCTTATTGCAAATAGCTGTGATAAGAAAGAGGATAATTATGTCAAGGGACAGGAATCTGAGACACCAAGTCCTCGGCGCATGCCTGTAGATAATGGTTCTAGCGCGCATTCATCCTCAAATGATCCTGTTCAAGAGATTGAATGGATTAAAACACTTGAAGAATGTTTACTTCGATTTAGCTTGGGATTCTTACACTTGTGGAATGTAGATTTTGAGCTTGATAACTTGATTATAGCTGATCTAAAATTGAAGAGACCAGATAACTTTTTCCTTGCTTCTGGCTTTCAAGGTGACAAAGGGTCTTTGACGTTGACATTTCCTAATTTGAATGCTATTCTTGAG CTCTGGAGAATGCCATCCGAGTTTTCTGCAATCAGGTCACTGACAATGGTGTCTCTTGCCCAACGCATGATTAGCTTGTCTCATGCCAGTTCAAATGCCTGCAG TGCTTTAGCGGCATTTTATACTAGGAACTTTGCAGAGAAAATTTCAGATATAAAGCCGCCTTTACTTCAG CTTTTGGTGAGTTTTTGGCAAGACGAAAGTGAACATGTACGTATGGCTGCACGTACTTTATTCCACTGTGCTGCCTCTCGAGCAATTCCGCTTCCCCTATGCTGTCAAAAAGCTAATGGCCATTTGAACCTGAGCTCTTTAAATTTTCCTGTAGAGACTGAGCATGTAAATCCAAACCTAGAAGAAGCATCTACCAACTTATTGTCTTCAAAATCTGAAGAATTGCATATCCTTGCATGGCTGGAATCATTTGAAATGCAAGACTGGATATCTTGTGTTGGGGGGACAAGCCAAGATGCGATGACATCTCATATTATTGTTGCAGCAGCATTGGCTATCTGGTACCCTAGTCTTGTAAAGTCATGTCTTGCCAAGCTAGTAGTTCATCCATTAATGAAGCTGGTTATGGCTGTTAATGAGAAATATAGTTCAACTGCAGCAGAGCTCCTTGCTGAAGGTATGGAGGGTACATGGAAAGAATGCATCAGTTCTGAAATACCTCGTCTGATTGGAGATATATTTTTCCAAATAGAATGTGTAAGTGGGCCATCTGCCAGTTCATCTGCACAAAATTTGGCTGTACCAGTTGGCCTTCAAGACACATTGGTTGGTGTTCTTCTTCCAAGTTTAGCTATGGCTGATGTCCCAGGGTTTTTAGCTGTTATGGAAAGCCAAATATGGTCTACTGCATCTGATTCACCTGTTCATCTCGTATCTCTCATGACTCTCATGAGGGTTGTACGTGGTTCTCCAAGACACCTGGCTCAATACCTAGATAAG GTTATTGACGTCATATTACAAACTGTCGATCCAAGCAACTCAGTCATGCGCAAAACTTGCTTTCAAAGTTCAATGTCTGCTTTGAAGGAGGTTGCACGTGCATTCCCTATGGTAGCCCTGAGTGATACATGGACAAAATTAGCTGTTGGGGATGTGATTGGAGAGAAAAACAATGCTAGTATTCGGGTATATGACATGCAAag TATCATGAAGATAAAAATTTTGGATGCAAGTGGACCTCCTGGACTTCCGAATTTGCTTGCAGCAAGTTCAGAAATGAAACTAGTTACTGCAATTTCAGCTTTGAACTTCACCCCAGATGGAGAG GGGCTGCTTGCTTTCTCGGAGCATGGGTTGATGATCAGATGGTGGTCATTGGGATCTGTGTGGTGGGAGAAACTGAGTCGAAATTTAGTTCCTGTCCAGTGCACAAAGTTAATATTTGTTCCCCCTTGGGAGGGATTCTCACCTAACTCTATGAGGTCAAGCATTATGGCAAGGATTATGGGACATGATGGGCAATCTAATATCCAG GAGAATGCTCAAGGTTTGAGTCAGGCAGATAATTTGAAACTTTTGATTCATAATCTGGAACTATCTTATCAGCTTGAATGGATTGGTGAACGAAAAGTACGTCTTACAAGGCATGGCCATGAGCTGGGTACTTTCCAGTTGTAA
- the LOC126795411 gene encoding LOW QUALITY PROTEIN: endoglucanase 20-like (The sequence of the model RefSeq protein was modified relative to this genomic sequence to represent the inferred CDS: inserted 4 bases in 3 codons; substituted 1 base at 1 genomic stop codon), whose product MGPCVLNGVVSAIDYADALGKSILFFEGQRSGKLPNTQRVTWRGDSALSDGQLEGVLNLTGGYYDAGDNVKFGWPVAYSVSLLSWSLIEYQQQISSASXYLQGAIRWGTDFIIKAHPKTTTFYTQVGDGNADHQCWERPEDMDTSRKLYKITSNSPGSEAAAEGAAALAAASIVFKKVDSTYSAKLLRYSKSLFDLADKYRGSYQLSCPFYCSYSGYQDGLSWGAAWLYKASGKRSYLSYVVNNQGWSQAMSEFSWDNKFVGAQTLLAKEYHAGHTNLLKYKTNAESFXCAVMPGSSSSQVQRTPGGLLFFRDSSNLQYVTCSTLVLFSYSKTISSTKTGGVQCGSTFFSAAKIKAFAKSQVDYILGANPKKMSYMVGFGNTYPTKLHHRGSSIPSIKKLHTKVDCNGGYTYYNSGSPNPNTHXGEIVGGPDVNDQFQNARSDYSHSEPTTYINAAFVGSAAALLSXRQKKEPPEELIRFWLLAIIKILKLNNIWKTK is encoded by the exons ATGGGTCCG TGTGTTTTAAATGGGGTAGTCTCAGCCATTGACTACGCAGATGCGCTTGGCAAATCAATATTGTTCTTCGAAGGCCAACGCTCTGGGAAGTTGCCGAACACCCAACGAGTAACTTGGAGAGGAGACTCTGCACTTTCCGATGGCCAGCTCGAAGGAGTAc TGAATTTGACCGGAGGGTACTACGATGCAGGGGACAACGTGAAGTTTGGGTGGCCAGTGGCATATAGTGTGAGCTTGTTGAGTTGGAGTCTCATTGAGTACCAGCAGCAAATATCTTCAGCTAG ATATCTCCAGGGAGCAATCCGCTGGGGCACAGACTTCATAATAAAAGCTCACCCTAAAACCACCACCTTCTACACTCAG GTAGGAGATGGAAATGCGGATCACCAATGCTGGGAGCGTCCTGAAGACATGGACACATCAAGAAAGCTCTACAAGATCACTTCCAATTCTCCAGGCAGTGAGGCCGCAGCTGAGGGTGCTGCTGCCCTGGCGGCAGCCTCGATTGTCTTCAAGAAAGTTGATTCCACCTATTCTGCAAAGCTCTTACGTTATTCCAAATCT CTGTTTGACTTGGCTGATAAGTATAGAGGGTCTTACCAACTCTCTTGCCCTTTCTACTGCTCCTACTCTGGCTACCAG GATGGGCTGTCATGGGGTGCGGCTTGGCTATACAAGGCAAGCGGAAAGAGAAGCTATTTGAGTTATGTGGTAAACAATCAAGGATGGAGTCAGGCAATGTCCGAGTTCAGTTGGGATAACAAGTTTGTTGGAGCTCAGACTTTACTAGCCAAA GAATACCATGCTGGACACACGAATTTGCTCAAGTACAAGACCAATGCGGAGTCAT AATGTGCAGTGATGCCAGGGAGTAGCTCTTCACAAGTTCAAAGAACACCAG GTGGACTTCTGTTTTTTAGAGATAGTAGTAACTTGCAGTATGTTACATGCTCTACCTTGGTGTTATTCAGCTACTCAAAAACCATAAGTAGTACCAAAACCGGTGGAGTTCAATGTGGCTCCACGTTTTTCTCTGCCGCGAAGATCAAAGCCTTTGCTAAATCGCAG GTGGACTACATCCTTGGAGCCAACCCCAAGAAGATGTCATACATGGTGGGTTTTGGTAACACATACCCAACAAAATTGCACCATAGAGGTTCATCTATCCCTTCAATCAAGAAACTGCACACTAAGGTGGACTGCAATGGTGGTTATACCTATTACAATTCTGGGAGTCCAAATCCAAATACTC GTGGTGAAATTGTTGGGGGTCCTGATGTGAATGATCAGTTCCAGAATGCAAGATCAGATTATTCTCATTCTGAACCTACAACCTATATCAATGCAGCTTTTGTGGGATCAGCAGCAGCTTTACTTTCTTGAAGGCAAAAGAAAGAGCCTCCTGAGGAACTCATAAGATTCTGGTTGCTTGCAATAATTAAAATACTGAAACTGAACAATATTTGGAAAACTAAGTAA